tcaagcagcttgggctatgagcttctccacacttcctccagactctaggaccttggtttccaaatgaaatacaaaacttgctctcatctgaaaagaggactttggaccactgggcaacagtccagttcttctcctccTCAGCCCAgataagacgcctcaggagtggcttaacaagaggaatatgacaattgtagccaaattccttgacacatcttgatgccttgaccccagcctcagtccattccttgtgaagttttgcttgacaatcctcataaggctgcggttctctcggttggttgtgcatctttttcttccacactttttccttccactcaacgttctgttaacatgcttggatacagcactctgtgaacagccagcttctttggcaatgaatgtttgtggcttaccctccttgtgaagggtgtcaatgattgtcttctggacagctgtcagatcagcagtcttccccatgattgtgtagcctagtgaaccaaactgagagaccattttgaaggctcaggaaacctttgcaggtgttttgagttgattaactgattggtgtgtcaccatattctaatttgttgagatactgaattggtgggtttttgttaaatgtgagccgaaatcatcaaaattaaaagaagacttaaactacttcagtctgtgtgcactgaatttatttaatacacgagtttcacaatttgagttgaattactgaaatacatgaacttttccatgacattctaatttattgagatgcacctgtataggGAAGAGTTCTAGCAGAGGAACTCCACAACTTCCTTTTAAAGACAGCCTTAATTTAGTAATCGGACCCCAGTTACTTAATTTAGGCTGTCTTTAAAAGGAAGTTGGCCTTGCCCCTTACCATTTAAACGCTATGTATCCTATGGAAGGGAAACTGGAAGGGAGTGTACTAAGATAAGAGAAACAACTGAAAAGGGAGTATGTGCTCTTTTAGCATTTATcagcaataaaacatttacattgtacTTGTAGAAGTTCTCACCATGGTTCATGAAGAAGATGGAGAGGAGGGAAAGACACAAGCACACAAGCGTCACTATTGCAGGGAGTGTGGGAAGAGCTTCAGCGTGCGCGCGCGCTTCAGACGACACATGCGCATACACACCGGAGACAAGCCCTACCGCTGCTCACACTGCCAGCTGTGCTTCACGTCTCAGGAGAACCTGACCGAGCACGCACAGAAACACTCCGGCCACAGACCCCACCGCTGCTCGCAGTGCGGCAAGGGCTTCTTCAGACCGGGCAGGCTGGAGATCCACCGGAGGATCCACACCGGAGAAAAGCCCCATCACTGTGCTCAGTGTGAGAAGAGCTTCAAGAGCGGCGAGGAGCTGCAGCGGCACGCACTCATACACACGGAGGAGAAGCAGCACCACTGCTGTCAGTGCGAGAGGAGCTTCAGGAGGAGCGCTCAGCTGCTCcgacacatgcgcacacacaccggagagaaaccctACAGCTGTGTGCAGTGTGACCGGTGCTTCTCACGGCCCGAACACCTCAGGGGCCATCAGCACAGAGCTCACCCGGCCCAGACGCACGAGCCCGCTTAATGTCCAGCCGCACCTGTGCTCTCAAACACCAGCGCTTCGTTCCAGAGAACAATACACATCTATCAAAAACTCTTCTCTTTTGTTGCTATAATTGCATGAGTGACAAAAGAGATCCATCTGATTTGGGTTACCTAATGGTGTAATAAATGACttaattgcaatataaaaaaggaggatcatttttattttgaga
This portion of the Cyprinus carpio isolate SPL01 chromosome A20, ASM1834038v1, whole genome shotgun sequence genome encodes:
- the zgc:101562 gene encoding C2H2-type zinc finger protein, with amino-acid sequence MTQPKEEYEDISEPCGVEPEEVLTMVHEEDGEEGKTQAHKRHYCRECGKSFSVRARFRRHMRIHTGDKPYRCSHCQLCFTSQENLTEHAQKHSGHRPHRCSQCGKGFFRPGRLEIHRRIHTGEKPHHCAQCEKSFKSGEELQRHALIHTEEKQHHCCQCERSFRRSAQLLRHMRTHTGEKPYSCVQCDRCFSRPEHLRGHQHRAHPAQTHEPA